The proteins below come from a single Procambarus clarkii isolate CNS0578487 chromosome 44, FALCON_Pclarkii_2.0, whole genome shotgun sequence genomic window:
- the LOC123745151 gene encoding uncharacterized protein, translated as MECEKISEFRDETLNGVQEIERSHDNLDIRERSRDNLDIRERSRDNLDIRERSRDNLDIRERSRDNLDIRERSRDNLDIRERSRDNLDIRERSRDNLDIRERSCDNLDIRERSRDNLDIRERSCDNLDIRERSCDNLDIRERSRDNLDIRERSRDNLDIRERSRDNLDIRERSRDNLDIRERSRDNLDIRERSRDNFRPKECVV; from the coding sequence AGAACGTTCACATGATAATTTAGATATTAGAGAACGTTCACGTGATAATTTAGATATTAGAGAACGTTCACGTGATAATTTAGATATTAGAGAACGTTCACGTGATAATTTAGATATTAGAGAACGTTCACGTGATAATTTAGATATTAGAGAACGTTCACGTGATAATTTAGATATTAGAGAACGTTCACGTGATAATTTAGATATTAGAGAACGTTCACGTGATAATTTAGATATTAGAGAACGTTCATGTGATAATTTAGATATTAGAGAACGTTCACGTGATAATTTAGATATTAGAGAACGTTCATGTGATAATTTAGATATTAGAGAACGTTCATGTGATAATTTAGATATTAGAGAACGTTCACGTGATAATTTAGATATTAGAGAACGTTCACGTGATAATTTAGATATTAGAGAACGTTCACGTGATAATTTAGATATTAGAGAACGTTCACGTGATAATTTAGATATTAGAGAACGTTCACGTGATAATTTAGATATTAGAGAACGTTCACGTGATAATTTTCGACCAAAGGAGTGTGTTGTGTAA